The following coding sequences lie in one Caloenas nicobarica isolate bCalNic1 chromosome 17, bCalNic1.hap1, whole genome shotgun sequence genomic window:
- the DNAJC30 gene encoding dnaJ homolog subfamily C member 30, mitochondrial encodes MEPAALGRLRRLLPAAPCAPRPGRVLASSRSGQTGGGAGANLYEVLGVAATATAAQIKTAYYEQSFRYHPDRNAGSAAAAARFAAVSEAYRVLGSAALRRKYDRGLLSPEDLRGAPQPSGRPPAPAAPPPRPPAARRGSVPPPFDFDAFYRAHYGELLERERVLRMRREQLRLRREEAAAQGRFRLLSDLSVGLFFVVSFAILYGLK; translated from the coding sequence GGCGCCTCCTGCCCGCCGCCCCCTGCGCCCCGCGGCCTGGCCGCGTCCTGGCGTCGTCCCGCAGCGGGCAAACGGGTGGCGGCGCCGGAGCAAACCTGTACGAGGTGCTGGGGGTGGCGGCCACGGCCACGGCGGCGCAGATCAAGACCGCGTACTACGAGCAGTCGTTCCGCTACCACCCCGACCGCAAcgccggcagcgccgccgccgccgcccgcttCGCCGCCGTTAGCGAGGCCTACCGGGTGCTGGGCAGCGCCGCCCTGCGCCGCAAGTACGACCGCGGCCTCCTCAGCCCCGAGGACCTGCGCGGCGCCCCCCAGCCCTcgggccgcccgcccgcccccgccgcgccgcccccccggccccccgccgcccgccggggcTCCGTCCCGCCGCCCTTCGACTTCGACGCCTTCTACCGGGCGCACTatggggagctgctggagcgggAGCGGGTGCTGCGGATGAGGCGGGAGCAGCTGCGGCTCCGCCGGGAGGAGGCTGCGGCCCAGGGGCGCTTCAGGCTCCTCTCTGACCTCTCCGTCGGGCTCTTCTTTGTCGTGAGCTTCGCCATCCTCTACGGCCTCAAGTGA